The Acanthochromis polyacanthus isolate Apoly-LR-REF ecotype Palm Island chromosome 17, KAUST_Apoly_ChrSc, whole genome shotgun sequence genome has a window encoding:
- the LOC110959647 gene encoding trafficking regulator of GLUT4 1-like, giving the protein MAINTDAAFGKSALGEREVSNLTDFQDTEKLLSTATTEPTGQNNIKPSDSFSLNIRGSIRSLDADQNGHRSPLKSGSIGQLPTPPKSTSRLSLGPLPSPVPPGSEPPSYLWLAVLSCFCPAVPLNMCALWYAHVSRSVLHTGDFQGARKYGRLSMLLSILAMLLGVAVIVFIVYTIELQQ; this is encoded by the exons ATGGCTATCAACACTGATGCTGCCTTTGGGAAAAGCGCCCTTGGCGAGAGGGAAGTTTCCAACCTCACCGACTTCCAGGACACAGAGAAGCTGCTGAGCACCGCGACCACTGAGCCCACCGGGCAGAACAACATCAAACCGTCCGACTCTTTTTCCCTCAACATCAGAGGAAGCATCCGGTCCCTGGATGCTGACCAGAACGGACACAGATCACCGCTAAAGTCGGGCTCCATCGGGCAGCTGCCGACCCCACCCAAGTCCACGTCCCGGCTCAGCCTGGGCCCGCTGCCCTCCCCGGTGCCACCCGGGTCCGAACCCCCGAGTTACCTCTGGCTCGCCGTGCTGTCCTGCTTCTGCCCCGCCGTGCCGCTCAACATGTGCGCCCTGTGGTACGCACATGTG TCGAGGTCTGTTCTCCACACAGGAGATTTTCAAGGAGCGAGGAAGTATGGACGTCTATCTATGCTGCTCAGCATTCTGGCGATGCTGCTGGGTGTGGCTGTGATCGTCTTCATAGTGTACACTATAG AGCTCCAGCAGTGA